The sequence GAGAAAACCGAGGTAAAGAAAGAACTTAAGGAAACCTACTCCAAGCTTGAAGAGTGCAAGGCCGACGTACTTGGGATGTACAACAATATTTTCATGATTGAAAAAGGTGTTTACCCCAAAGAATTCGCAAATGAAACATACGTTACATTCCTTGCCGGCATTTTCCGCTCGGTACGTTTTGGCGTTAATGAAGCCCACGGCGCAGGAAATGCAATTATTTATAATTATCTGCTTGAAAATGGCGGATATGAATTCGATAGTAATACTGAAAAAGTGAAAGTAAATCTTGAAAAGATCTACCCTGCACTTAAGAGCCTTGCAGAGAAGATTCTTACTATTCAGGCAACCGGAGACTATGAGGCCTCAAAAGCCCTTATTGCCAGGTATGCAGTTAATTCACCCACAATGGACAAACTGCGTTCCAAGCTTCAGTCGCTTCCGGTAGACATCAGGCCTGTGTTTCAGATTGAAGAGCACATGAAATAGTGCCTTCTATTTCAGAGTAAATGTCAGTCAAATTCTGTTTTATTATCAGGCGCACTATTCTTAATTCCCGGGTGTGCCTGTTTTTTTGTTCAATTTATCAAATCAGGAAGCCATGCAAAAAAGATATCTGTTTAATTTACTCATTATCCTGAGTCTAATTCTTACGGCCTGTTCATCCTCCAGAGTTGAAAAGGAAACTAAAAAAGAAGAAAAGACCGCCCCTGTTAAAACAATTAAAACCAATATAAGGGACTTTCTGGCTGAAATGCGGAAAACCCGGCAGCCGATATCACTCCCCTATGGAGCAAGGGTTGATACCGTAATCAGCGATTCCGTCAGGAAAAACGTTACAGTAGTTTTTAATAAGACTTTGGAAGAAACCCCCTTCCGAACCGATAATGTAAAAGCCTTCAGCAATGCCCTGAAGGAGGCTGCGGGAAGCATCTATAAGAATTATACATTTACAGTAAAAAGCGGCGACAAAACGCTTGAAGACCTGATCCCGAACTTTTACAGGGAAAAAGGCAATTACGATCAGTCGAGGCTGGCAAAGCAAACCGTGCGCCCATTGCCTGTAGTTCAGAACACAAGCAGGCCTTATGCAATTGAATCGGGGCTTAACGACAGGAACATTGTCCTCTGGCAGAGCCACGGCTGGTATTATAACAATACTCTGGACAGGTGGGAATGGCAGCGCCCGAGGCTTTTCGAGAGCGTGGAAGACAAGGTTCCACTTTCATTTACAATACCGTACCTGATCCCGATGCTGGAAAATGCGGGTGCAAATGTCTTTGTCCCGAGAGAAAGAGATATTCAGACAAACGAGGTTGTAGTCGATAATGACACAAAGGCAAGCAAAAAGTACTATACTGAGACAGCCCGGGGCAAAAAGCTCAAATGGGCTACATCCGGAACTCCGGGATTTGCATATGGAAATCCCCCTTACCCGGAAAACTTCAACCCCTTCCTGCAGGGTACTTCACGTTACGTGGCCGTGGACACGGCTTTGACGGCCGAAGCAAGCTGGATTCCGGAGGTTCCGGAAGAAGGATACTACGGCGTTTACATTTCATATATGGGCTCAAAGGATAATGCCCAGGACGCCCTTTATTCCGTCTATCACTCGGGCATAAGAACAGATTTCCATGTAAACCAGAAAATAGGCGGAGGCACATGGATTTATCTGGGCAAATTCAAGTTTGAAAAGGGCTTTAACCCGAACACCAACAAGGTAACACTTGTAAATCAGTCACACGATAAAACGGCAAAATTCGTTTCTGCCGACGCGGTCCGCTTTGGCGGAGGCATGGGAATAGTAAGCCGTAACGGCAGGACCTCGGGCCGCCCAAAATATCTTGAAGGAAGCCGCTACTGGCTGCAGTACGCAGGAATGCCGGACACACTGGTCTACAGCCTGAATAAAAATAAAAACGATTATAACGACGACTATCAGAGCCGCGGCGAATATGCTAATTACTTAAAAGGCGCTCCCTTCGGACCCAACAGGAACAGGAATGAAAAAGGCCTGGGTATTCCAATCGACCTTTCAATGGCTTTCCATACAGATGCCGGCATTACAACAAATGACACAACCATAGGCACACTTACAATCTACAGCACAGAAGCCGCAGATGAACGCACCGTATTTGCCGACGGGGTCTCACGCATGGCAAACCGCGATCTGGCGGACATCATACAGACACAGGTAGTTCAGGATTTAAGGGCCAAGGAAGACCCGGCATGGAACCGCAGGCAGATTAAGGACTCACAGTACAGCGAATCCTACAGGCCGAACATGCCTTCAGTACTCATTGAGCTCCTTTCACACCAGAATCTTCTGGACATGAAATATTTCCTCGACCCGAGGTTCCGCTTTGACGTGGCAAGAGCTATGTATAAGGGAATGCTGAAATTCCTTGCTACACAGTATAACAGGCCGTATACCGTTCAGCCGCTTCCTGTAGACCATTTTCAGGCTTTGCTGGACAATCAGGGTAACGCGGTCTTAAAATGGCACGGTGTAACGGACACTCTTGAAACAACTGCAAAACCGGACCACTACATTGTTTATACAAGAATGGACGGAGGCGACTTTGATAACGGTCAGGTTACTAAAGATGCGCAGTTTGTTATTGAAGGCCTCAAGGCAGGCGTTATTTACAGCTTTAAGATTGCAGCAGTTAATGATGGAGGCGAAAGCTTCCCTTCTGAAATTCTTTCAGTATGCCGCATGAACAACAGCAAGGCGCCTGTACTCATTGTAAACGGGTTCGACAGAATAAGCGGCCCTGCAACAATTGAAACACCGGGATTTGCAGGCTTTGCCAATTTCATCGATGCCGGGGTTCCGGATAAGTACGACATCAGCTTCAGCGGTACGCAGTACGACTTTACTCCTTCTTCACAGTTTATTTCAAATGATGCCCCGGGTCACGGTGCTAGCCATGCCGACTATGAAACAAAGGTAATTGCAGGCAATTCATTTGACTACCCTTACGTACACGGCAAATCAATCCGCGAGGCCGGATATTCATTTTCCTCGGCAAGCAACGAAGCCGTATGGGATAACGAAGTAAATATGAACAGTTACAAATTTACAGATCTTATTCTGGGCGAGGAAAAAGAAACACCGTGGCAGAAGGCGGTAGTGGATTCCTTAAGAGGCAGACAGTTTAAGACTTTCCCACCTGCACTCCAGAAAGCCGTAACAGAATACCTCAAGGCAGGAGGCAGCATGTTTATCTCGGGCTCATATATTGGAAGTGATCTTTGCCTGAACAAAGCAAAAGACGATCCCGATGTTCTGTTTGCAAAAAAAGTGCTAAAATTCACGCTGGATACAGATCATGCCTCACATAATGGTGAAGTTTTTACGTCTCCTTCTTCAGTTGTTTCACTTCCTGAAAACTTCACGTTTAACACTGAACTAAGCTCTACAATGTATGCCGTTGAGGCTCCGGACGCCTTAAGCGCTGCAGGAGGCTCGGAAACCGTACTGCGCTACTGGGAGAACAGCTTCCCTGCCGGACTGGCTTACAAGAAGGAGTACAGGCTTGTGCTTTTCGGATTTCCATTCGAATCGGTTAAAAATGAAAATGAAAGAAACAGCATCATGTCTGGAATCTTAAATTACCTCGGTTCAAAATAACTGATTTCTATTGGGGCGCGCGGCGTCGCGCCCTGATGAAAAATGAAATTTAAATATACTGAAATGAAATAATATCTTGAAAAAAAGCGTTTTTTAGATTAACTTTGTAGTCTCAAAGCCGAAGTGGCGAAATTGGTAGACGCGCTGGACTCAAAATCCAGTCTGGCTCACCCCAGGTGCCGGTTCGAGTCCGGCCTTCGGTACTTTAAGGGCTGTCTTTAAAAAGGCGGCCCTTTTATGTTTTAAAGCGTAGCGACACATTCTTCTCAGACTCTCAGGAAGAGGATTTTCACAGGCGGCCTGGGAGTTGACTACGTGCCTCAGAATTTTGCCATACAGATCTTCTTCGTCTTTTAAGTAAGTCTATTACTTTCCAGGGCTGCAGAAGATTGCAGCCCTGAAACATATTCCTTCCGGCTGTTTTATGCAACCCTCCATTTCCCTTTTTCCCGGCCTCAAATTATATTACATATTTATAAAAGCCGGAGATAAAAAAATGAGGACAATAAAAGAAATCCATAATGCAGAATACTCTCTCGTTGGGGATCTAATAACCTATTCTCCCCTTCCGTCGGACACAGTAGATATGATAGATCCTTTTCTTCTTCTTAACCATCACGGGCCGCAGACCTACAAGGCAAATAACCGCGGAATGCCCTTCGGGCCTCATCCGCACCGGGGTATGGAAACTGTTACATTTATTCTTGAGGGCGATATACTCCACAAAGACAGCCACGGGCACGAAAGCATAATTAAGGCCGGGGGAATCCAGTGGATGACTGCGGGCCGGGGGCTCATTCATGCGGAGGTGTCCTCCGACGAGTTCAAGCGCGAGGGAGGAAAACTTGAGATACTTCAGCTGTGGATAAACCTTCCGTCCAAAAATAAAATGACAGAGCCTAAGTATTATGGTTTCCAGAAAGATGAAATACCTTCTGTAAAGACAGATGAGGGAAAAGTAAGGATTAACGTGATTTCAGGATCGTGGGGTGACACAAATGGGGTACATAATCCGATTACCCCTATATCACTGTATACAATAGAATTTCAGTCCGGAGGGGAACTAAAGGCCAGAGTGCCTAAGGATGAAAACATATTTTTATACATCGTACGGGGCGCACTTAAGATTAACAGCCAGGACACCGAAGAAAAGCAGCTCATTGAATTTAATAATGACTCTGAGGAAATACGCATGACAGCTGTTACCGGAAGCTGCATAATTTTCGGTCATGCAAGGCCAATTAGCGAGCCCGTTGTTGCCCACGGCCCATTTGTAATGAACACAATGGAAGAGATACGCCAGGCGTACGATGACTACCAATCGGGAAAGTTCGGTGTATTCAAATAAAAAAAGGCTGCCTTCGTGACGGGCAGCCTTTATATGTTTCATTTGTTTTTTTAGAGTAAGGGTCTGTAGCTCTGGAGTGTCTTCATGTAGTTGGCACGCTCGAAAGCCGCAGGTTCTTTAACTGCTTTCTGGCTCATGCTTCCCTTCATCTGTTCGACTGAAGAATATTCCTTCTCTTCCATCCAGCGCTTCATACCATCGAGCATTTGAGTAATTCTTGCAGGTCCGTGCCTTAAGAGCTCTGAACATACCATGGTTACGTCTCCGCCTGCCATCATAACCTTAATTACGTCTTCATAATCGTGCACGCCGCTTGTAGCTGCCATAGAGGCCTTGATCTTTCCGTAAAGGATTGAAATCCACCTTAAGGGCAGCCTCAGCTCCCATGGAGAACTGAGTGAAAGGTTCGGCACCACTTCCAGATTATCCAGGTCGAAATCGGGCTGATAGAAGCGGTTGAACATTACAAGCGCGTCTGCACCCGCATTGTCCAGCTTTTGGGCCACATTGGCCATTGAAGAAAAATAGGGACTTAACTTAACTGCAACCGGAATTTTAACATTTTCTTTTACGGCTTGAAGATTGTTCAAATACATCTGTTCAATCTGCGAGCCCGGGAGAACAGGATCTGTAGGAATGTAATAAACATTCAGTTCAAGCGCGTCTGCGCCCGCTTCCTCAATGTTTTTTGCATATTTCATCCATCCGCCAACGCTGACGCCGTTAAGGCTTCCGATTATTGGGATGTCAACAGCAGCTTTCAGCTTCTGGATGTGGCTGCAGTATTCCTCAGGTCCGAGCTTAAAGGATGATTGTGCCGGGAAATAACTTAAAGCCTCGGCGTGAGTATCACTTGCCTGTGTCAGGAAAAAATCCAGGGCTTTTTCTTCATATGAGATCTGTTCTTCAAATAAGGAATAAACGACAACTGCGCTTGCGCCTGCATCCTCGAGAGCTTTAACGCTATTTACTGATTCCGAAAGAGGAGAAGCTGAAGGGACAATCGGGTTTTTTAGTTTTAACCCCATGTAGGTAGTTGTTAAGTCCATCTTAATCTCGTTTTTAATTTTACAATATCGTTGTTATGTCTATAGTTTACATCATAGCTTCGGGAAATGCAAGCTTTTTCGCCTGCATTTCCCAAAAACTATTATCATAATTCAATCAGTCTTACCAAAGCCTTCTTAATTAAGCTTTAGTTTCAGCTTTAACTTCAGGCTTGGCTTCGCCGTTGCCTGTTGAAGAGGCCAGCTGTTCGTAGTATCTCCACTTCTTTTCAACTTCGGCCTGAGCAAGAGCAAGAAGTCTCTTTGACTCTTCCGGATTTGATTTCTTGAGCATTGTGTATCTGGTCTCTTTGTAAGCATACTCTTCAACCTTGATCTTCGGAGCCTTGGAATCGATCTTAAGAGGATTCTTTCCTTCGGCTGCCAGCTCTGGGTTGTATCTGAAGAGCGGCCAGTGACCCGATTCAACAGCAGCTTTCTGGCTGTCGAGGCCTTTTGCCATATCGATACCGTGAGCGATACAGTGGCTGTAGGCAATGATCAGCGAAGGACCATCGTAAGCTTCAGCTTCCTGGAAGGCTCTGATTGTCTGCAGGTCATTTGCACCCATTGCAACCTTTGCAACATAAACGTTGCCATAGCTCATAGCCATCAGTGCCAGGTCTTTCTTTGCTGTCGGCTTTCCGCCTGCGGCAAACTTGGCAACTGCACCAAGAGAGGTTGATTTGGACATCTGTCCGCCTGTATTTGAATAAACTTCTGTATCAAGAACAAGCACGTTTACGTTCTTGCCGCTGGCAAGCACGTGATCAAGACCGCCGTAACCGATGTCATAAGCCCATCCGTCACCGCCCATGATCCAAACGGATTTCTTAACCAGATAGTCAGCCAGTGACAAGAGGTCTTCAGCCTCAGGAGTTTTGATTGACTTCAAAACTTCCTTCAGTTTTGCAACTCTTTCTCTCTGGTCGTAAATGCCTGTTTCATCTTTCTGATCGGCATTCAGTAGTGCATCGGCAAATTCATTTCCGATCTGTTCTTTCAGTCTTACAACGAGTTCCGTGGCATACTGTGTATGTTTGTCAACTGCCAGTTTCATACCAAGACCGAATTCAGCGTTGTCCTCAAAGAGTGAGTTGGCCCATGCGGGACCGCGTCCTTCTTTGTTCTTTGCCCACGGAGTTGTAGGCAGGTTACCGCCGTAGATTGAAGAACAGCCTGTAGCGTTGGCAACAACCATTCTGTCGCCAAAGAGCTGTGAGGTCAGCTTTACATACGGGGTTTCGCCGCAGCCTGTGCAGGCGCCCGAGAACTCAAAGAGAGGCTGTAAGAGCTGGCATCCCTTAACTGTATTTAAGGCAGCTTTTCTTCTGTCAAATTCAGGCAGGTTAACAAAGAATTCCCAGTTCTTGCTTTCTGTTTCTCTTAACGGAAGCTGGTCGGCCATGTTGAGAGCCTTCAGCTTTACTTCTGTCTTGTTCTTTACAGGGCAGACTTCATAGCAGAGCTGGCATCCTGTACAGTCTTCAACTGAAACCTGGATGGTGTAAGCTGAGTTTGCGGGATATTCTTTTCCCTTGGCTTCCATGTGCTTGAATGTTGCAGGAGCATCCTTAAGGAGTTCTGCATCATAAACCTTGGTTCTGATTGCAGCATGCGGGCAGACCATAGCGCACTTGCCGCACTGAATACAGATTGATTCGTCCCAAACAGGAACGTCAAGAGCAATATTTCTCTTTTCCCACTGGGTTGTGCCGGTCGGGAATGTTCCGTCAACTGGCATTTCGCTAACCTTAATCTCGTCGCCGTTTCCTTCCATGATCTTTGCAAGAACCGTCTTTACATAGTCAGGAGCTTTTTCGGAAACTGTCGGCGGAAGTGCGATCTGGCTTTCTGCCTGGGCAGGAACATCAATCTTGTAAAGGTGAGCCAGTGTCTGGTCAACGGCTTCAAAGTTCTTCTTTACAATCTCATCACCCTTCTTGCCGTAAGTCTTCTTGATTGACTTTTTGATCTGC is a genomic window of Ignavibacteria bacterium containing:
- a CDS encoding xanthan lyase, producing the protein MQKRYLFNLLIILSLILTACSSSRVEKETKKEEKTAPVKTIKTNIRDFLAEMRKTRQPISLPYGARVDTVISDSVRKNVTVVFNKTLEETPFRTDNVKAFSNALKEAAGSIYKNYTFTVKSGDKTLEDLIPNFYREKGNYDQSRLAKQTVRPLPVVQNTSRPYAIESGLNDRNIVLWQSHGWYYNNTLDRWEWQRPRLFESVEDKVPLSFTIPYLIPMLENAGANVFVPRERDIQTNEVVVDNDTKASKKYYTETARGKKLKWATSGTPGFAYGNPPYPENFNPFLQGTSRYVAVDTALTAEASWIPEVPEEGYYGVYISYMGSKDNAQDALYSVYHSGIRTDFHVNQKIGGGTWIYLGKFKFEKGFNPNTNKVTLVNQSHDKTAKFVSADAVRFGGGMGIVSRNGRTSGRPKYLEGSRYWLQYAGMPDTLVYSLNKNKNDYNDDYQSRGEYANYLKGAPFGPNRNRNEKGLGIPIDLSMAFHTDAGITTNDTTIGTLTIYSTEAADERTVFADGVSRMANRDLADIIQTQVVQDLRAKEDPAWNRRQIKDSQYSESYRPNMPSVLIELLSHQNLLDMKYFLDPRFRFDVARAMYKGMLKFLATQYNRPYTVQPLPVDHFQALLDNQGNAVLKWHGVTDTLETTAKPDHYIVYTRMDGGDFDNGQVTKDAQFVIEGLKAGVIYSFKIAAVNDGGESFPSEILSVCRMNNSKAPVLIVNGFDRISGPATIETPGFAGFANFIDAGVPDKYDISFSGTQYDFTPSSQFISNDAPGHGASHADYETKVIAGNSFDYPYVHGKSIREAGYSFSSASNEAVWDNEVNMNSYKFTDLILGEEKETPWQKAVVDSLRGRQFKTFPPALQKAVTEYLKAGGSMFISGSYIGSDLCLNKAKDDPDVLFAKKVLKFTLDTDHASHNGEVFTSPSSVVSLPENFTFNTELSSTMYAVEAPDALSAAGGSETVLRYWENSFPAGLAYKKEYRLVLFGFPFESVKNENERNSIMSGILNYLGSK
- a CDS encoding pirin family protein, whose product is MRTIKEIHNAEYSLVGDLITYSPLPSDTVDMIDPFLLLNHHGPQTYKANNRGMPFGPHPHRGMETVTFILEGDILHKDSHGHESIIKAGGIQWMTAGRGLIHAEVSSDEFKREGGKLEILQLWINLPSKNKMTEPKYYGFQKDEIPSVKTDEGKVRINVISGSWGDTNGVHNPITPISLYTIEFQSGGELKARVPKDENIFLYIVRGALKINSQDTEEKQLIEFNNDSEEIRMTAVTGSCIIFGHARPISEPVVAHGPFVMNTMEEIRQAYDDYQSGKFGVFK
- a CDS encoding dihydroorotate dehydrogenase-like protein, which codes for MDLTTTYMGLKLKNPIVPSASPLSESVNSVKALEDAGASAVVVYSLFEEQISYEEKALDFFLTQASDTHAEALSYFPAQSSFKLGPEEYCSHIQKLKAAVDIPIIGSLNGVSVGGWMKYAKNIEEAGADALELNVYYIPTDPVLPGSQIEQMYLNNLQAVKENVKIPVAVKLSPYFSSMANVAQKLDNAGADALVMFNRFYQPDFDLDNLEVVPNLSLSSPWELRLPLRWISILYGKIKASMAATSGVHDYEDVIKVMMAGGDVTMVCSELLRHGPARITQMLDGMKRWMEEKEYSSVEQMKGSMSQKAVKEPAAFERANYMKTLQSYRPLL
- the nifJ gene encoding pyruvate:ferredoxin (flavodoxin) oxidoreductase, which encodes MERKKVTIDGNEAAAYVAHQVNEVIAIYPITPSSPMGEHSDEWSAKGKKNIWGSVPSVTEMQSEGGASGAVHGALQNGALTTTFTASQGLLLMIPNMYKIAGELTPTVFHVTARSLAAAALSIFGDHSDVMATRQTGFAMLASNSVQEVMDFALISQKASLESRIPFVHFFDGFRTSHEVMKIEQLAVEDLRAMIDDNMVKAHRSRGLTPDRPVLRGTAQNPDVYFQGRETVNKFYDACPEFVQKAMDKFASLTGRQYNLFDYYGAADATRVIVIMGSGAEAVEETVEYLSSKGEEKIGVLKVRLFRPFSVKNFLAALPKTVEKIAVLDRTKEPGSIGEPLYQDVVTAVAEAMASENAPFAKSPKIVGGRYGLSSKEFTPAMVKAVYDELKKDSPKNHFTVGINDDVTFTSLEFDPSFTTEGKEVHRALFYGLGADGTVGANKNTIKIIGEETDNYAQGYFVYDSKKSGSTTVSHLRFGKKPIKSSYLVQKATFIGVHQFNFLEKFDILKNIEPNGTLLLNSPYSKETVWSKLPKTVQEQIIAKKLNFYVIDGYDVAKKTGMGTRINTIMQTCFFAISGVLPKDEAIEQIKKSIKKTYGKKGDEIVKKNFEAVDQTLAHLYKIDVPAQAESQIALPPTVSEKAPDYVKTVLAKIMEGNGDEIKVSEMPVDGTFPTGTTQWEKRNIALDVPVWDESICIQCGKCAMVCPHAAIRTKVYDAELLKDAPATFKHMEAKGKEYPANSAYTIQVSVEDCTGCQLCYEVCPVKNKTEVKLKALNMADQLPLRETESKNWEFFVNLPEFDRRKAALNTVKGCQLLQPLFEFSGACTGCGETPYVKLTSQLFGDRMVVANATGCSSIYGGNLPTTPWAKNKEGRGPAWANSLFEDNAEFGLGMKLAVDKHTQYATELVVRLKEQIGNEFADALLNADQKDETGIYDQRERVAKLKEVLKSIKTPEAEDLLSLADYLVKKSVWIMGGDGWAYDIGYGGLDHVLASGKNVNVLVLDTEVYSNTGGQMSKSTSLGAVAKFAAGGKPTAKKDLALMAMSYGNVYVAKVAMGANDLQTIRAFQEAEAYDGPSLIIAYSHCIAHGIDMAKGLDSQKAAVESGHWPLFRYNPELAAEGKNPLKIDSKAPKIKVEEYAYKETRYTMLKKSNPEESKRLLALAQAEVEKKWRYYEQLASSTGNGEAKPEVKAETKA